The following are from one region of the Paenalkalicoccus suaedae genome:
- a CDS encoding PolC-type DNA polymerase III, which produces MSIDRQHREERFKLLMEQVAMPNEFLLQHAEKAYIEKLEIFQQDKKWIFHLKLPETIPFVAFELLESRITQGLAHIANVEVRVSYEEVGNTEKLLPNYWPYYVERLRSVTNGLIKRLESQLPIVEGKHLRIAVMNETEKHVAERRVVPTLHDLLARTGFGHMSAAFDVKEYAEEVKRFEEQKQEEDHNKVVEAMLEKQRTEEKAKEMQEDRNVEMGMAIKDDPVPIENIIEEEKRITIQGHVFQAETRELKSGRVLLTFKITDYTDSLLIKVFSNDKEDIPVLEAVKPGMWLKVRGAVQHDTFIRDLTMMARDFHQIKKQEKQDTAPEGEKRVELHTHSTMSQMDAVASVGAYVAQAKKWGHEAIAITDHAVAQAFPEAYGAGKKHGVKIIYGIEANLVDDGVPIAYNPVERELNDETYIVFDVETTGLSARYNTIIELAAVRIKNGEEIDRFESFANPHEKLSPTIIELTGITDDMVVDAPEIDNVLRDFYEWCKDDTLVAHNASFDIGFLNAGYAKIGFEKVSNPVIDTLELARMLYPQFKNYRLNTLCKKFNIELVSHHRAIYDAEATGHLLWKMLKDAIEKDITTHKALNEQSTPDDYKKQRPTHCTIYAQTKEGLKNLYKLVSTSHINYFFRVPRIPRSVLNEHREGLLIGSACDKGEVFDSLLQKSPEETEAVADFYDFIEVQPPSNYNHLIEREVLRDELAVKDLLKQAISVADKIGKPVVATGNVHYLHENDAIYRKVLIASQGGANPLNRQTLPQVHFRTTDEMLAAFSFLKEEKAKEIVVENSQKIANMIDEIKPIPDDLYTPHIEGADDEMRKLCYDRAKFIYGDELPKLVTDRLEKELSSIISNGFSVIYLISHKLVKKSLNDGYLVGSRGSVGSSFVATMTEITEVNPLPPHYVCPSCQHSYFFNDGSVGSGFDLPDQNCEKCGTPYNKDGHDIPFETFLGFKGDKVPDIDLNFSGEYQPVAHNYTKELFGDDFVYRAGTIGTVAEKTAYGYVRGYESDEGMQMRGAEIDRLVQGCTGVKRTTGQHPGGIIVVPDHLDIYDFSPIQFPADDRESEWKTTHFDFHSIHDNLLKLDILGHDDPTVIRMLQDLSGMDPKDIPVDDPEVFKLFSGTTSLGVTEEQIMCKTGTYGIPEFGTRFVRQMLEETKPSTFSELVQISGLSHGTDVWLNNAADLIASGTCVLKDVIGCRDDIMVYLIYKGLEDSLAFKIMEFVRKGKGLQEEWIEEMKKHGVPDWYISSCLKIKYMFPKAHAAAYVLMAIRIAYFKVHRPLLFYAAYFTVRADDFDLDTMVRGSLSIRKKIEEIYAKGLDAAPKEKTLVIVLELALEMCERGYSFQKVDLYRSKATEFIVDGDTLIPPFNAISGVGTNAAIAIEKAREDGEFLSKENLRERSKITKTVLEKLTDHGCLEGLPDSNQLSLF; this is translated from the coding sequence ATGTCCATTGATCGTCAACATAGAGAAGAGCGATTTAAGCTTTTAATGGAGCAGGTTGCCATGCCAAACGAATTTTTGTTGCAGCATGCAGAGAAAGCTTACATAGAAAAGCTTGAAATATTTCAGCAGGATAAAAAGTGGATTTTCCACCTAAAGCTTCCTGAAACAATACCATTTGTCGCTTTTGAGCTACTCGAATCACGGATAACGCAAGGACTCGCTCATATTGCAAACGTGGAAGTTCGCGTGAGCTATGAAGAAGTTGGTAATACAGAGAAGCTTCTACCTAACTACTGGCCGTATTATGTGGAGCGACTCCGGTCTGTCACGAATGGATTAATTAAACGTTTAGAGAGTCAGCTTCCTATCGTTGAAGGAAAGCATCTACGTATAGCCGTTATGAATGAAACAGAAAAACATGTTGCCGAAAGACGCGTCGTGCCGACACTCCATGATTTACTTGCTCGGACTGGATTCGGTCATATGTCAGCAGCATTTGACGTAAAGGAATATGCGGAAGAAGTAAAGCGATTTGAGGAACAAAAGCAGGAAGAAGATCATAACAAAGTAGTAGAAGCGATGCTCGAGAAGCAACGTACAGAAGAAAAAGCGAAAGAAATGCAGGAAGATCGCAATGTGGAGATGGGGATGGCGATTAAAGATGATCCAGTTCCGATCGAAAACATTATTGAAGAAGAAAAGCGAATTACGATTCAAGGACACGTTTTCCAGGCGGAGACGAGAGAGCTTAAAAGTGGTCGAGTGCTGTTAACCTTTAAGATTACAGACTATACGGACTCCTTATTAATAAAGGTATTCTCGAATGATAAAGAAGATATACCAGTACTTGAAGCTGTTAAACCTGGTATGTGGTTAAAGGTTCGTGGAGCTGTCCAGCATGATACGTTTATTCGCGATCTTACGATGATGGCTCGTGATTTTCATCAAATTAAAAAGCAAGAGAAGCAAGATACTGCGCCTGAAGGAGAAAAGAGAGTCGAGCTCCACACTCATTCGACGATGAGTCAAATGGACGCTGTTGCATCGGTTGGTGCCTATGTTGCACAAGCCAAGAAATGGGGGCACGAAGCAATTGCGATTACGGATCATGCCGTTGCTCAAGCATTCCCAGAAGCATATGGAGCAGGTAAAAAGCATGGGGTTAAAATTATCTACGGAATTGAGGCTAATTTAGTTGATGATGGTGTGCCAATTGCCTATAATCCCGTCGAGAGAGAGTTGAATGACGAAACCTATATTGTGTTTGACGTGGAGACTACAGGACTATCAGCTAGATATAATACGATCATCGAGCTTGCAGCTGTTCGGATTAAGAATGGGGAAGAAATAGATCGATTTGAATCCTTTGCTAACCCTCACGAAAAACTTAGCCCAACAATTATCGAGCTAACCGGAATTACAGATGATATGGTCGTAGATGCGCCGGAAATTGATAACGTCCTGCGAGATTTTTATGAATGGTGTAAAGACGATACGCTTGTTGCACATAACGCAAGTTTTGATATAGGATTTTTAAATGCTGGATACGCGAAGATTGGTTTTGAAAAAGTGAGTAACCCTGTTATTGATACATTAGAACTTGCAAGAATGCTATATCCACAGTTTAAAAACTACCGATTAAATACGCTTTGTAAAAAGTTTAATATTGAACTCGTGTCGCATCACCGAGCTATTTATGATGCAGAAGCAACTGGTCATTTGCTGTGGAAAATGCTAAAGGATGCTATAGAGAAGGATATCACTACTCACAAGGCGTTAAATGAACAGTCCACACCAGATGATTATAAAAAGCAGCGCCCTACGCACTGCACGATTTACGCACAGACAAAAGAAGGCCTTAAAAACTTATATAAGCTTGTGTCTACTTCTCATATTAATTATTTCTTCCGTGTACCGCGAATTCCTCGCTCTGTATTAAATGAGCACCGCGAAGGGTTATTAATTGGATCTGCGTGTGACAAAGGAGAAGTATTTGATTCTCTTTTACAAAAGAGTCCAGAGGAGACAGAAGCGGTTGCTGATTTTTATGACTTTATCGAGGTGCAGCCTCCAAGCAACTATAACCATTTAATTGAACGCGAAGTACTTCGCGATGAATTAGCTGTCAAAGACTTACTTAAACAGGCGATTAGCGTTGCAGATAAAATTGGTAAGCCAGTAGTAGCTACTGGTAACGTCCACTATTTACATGAGAATGATGCTATTTACCGAAAGGTGCTTATTGCCTCTCAAGGCGGAGCAAATCCACTAAATCGTCAAACGCTTCCTCAAGTTCATTTCCGAACGACAGATGAGATGCTTGCTGCCTTTTCTTTCTTAAAAGAAGAGAAAGCGAAGGAGATCGTTGTAGAAAACTCGCAGAAAATCGCGAACATGATTGACGAGATTAAGCCAATTCCTGACGATCTATATACACCTCACATCGAAGGTGCTGACGATGAGATGCGTAAGCTGTGCTATGATAGAGCGAAGTTTATTTATGGGGATGAGTTACCTAAGCTTGTGACAGACCGTTTGGAGAAGGAGCTATCTAGTATTATTTCAAACGGCTTCTCGGTTATTTATTTAATTTCTCATAAGCTTGTTAAAAAATCGTTGAATGATGGCTACCTAGTTGGATCGCGTGGCTCGGTTGGATCAAGCTTTGTTGCGACAATGACGGAGATAACGGAAGTGAATCCACTACCACCACATTATGTATGCCCAAGCTGTCAGCATTCCTACTTCTTTAATGATGGTAGTGTGGGGTCAGGATTTGACTTGCCTGATCAGAATTGTGAAAAGTGTGGAACGCCTTATAACAAGGATGGTCATGATATACCGTTCGAGACGTTCCTTGGCTTTAAGGGAGATAAGGTCCCTGATATCGACTTAAACTTCTCTGGTGAATATCAGCCAGTAGCGCACAACTATACAAAGGAATTGTTTGGAGATGACTTTGTGTATCGTGCAGGAACGATTGGTACGGTAGCGGAGAAAACAGCCTATGGCTATGTTCGAGGGTATGAGAGCGACGAAGGCATGCAAATGCGCGGAGCAGAAATTGATCGCCTTGTTCAAGGTTGTACGGGAGTGAAGCGAACGACTGGTCAGCACCCAGGTGGGATTATTGTTGTACCAGATCATTTAGATATTTATGACTTCTCGCCAATTCAATTCCCGGCAGATGATCGAGAGTCTGAATGGAAAACGACGCACTTTGACTTCCATTCAATTCACGATAATCTCTTAAAGCTCGACATACTAGGACACGATGACCCAACGGTTATTCGTATGCTACAAGACTTAAGTGGAATGGATCCAAAAGATATCCCAGTAGATGATCCTGAAGTGTTTAAATTATTTAGTGGGACAACCTCCCTTGGCGTTACAGAAGAGCAGATCATGTGTAAGACAGGAACGTACGGGATTCCTGAATTCGGAACGCGCTTCGTACGCCAAATGCTTGAAGAAACGAAGCCGTCAACCTTTAGTGAACTCGTTCAGATTTCTGGGTTATCTCACGGAACGGATGTATGGTTGAATAACGCTGCAGATTTAATTGCATCAGGCACGTGTGTCTTAAAAGACGTAATTGGATGTCGTGACGATATTATGGTGTATTTAATCTACAAAGGCCTAGAGGATTCATTAGCATTTAAGATTATGGAGTTTGTACGTAAAGGGAAAGGGTTACAAGAAGAGTGGATTGAAGAAATGAAAAAGCATGGGGTACCAGATTGGTATATTAGCTCATGCTTAAAAATAAAGTACATGTTCCCGAAAGCCCACGCAGCTGCCTACGTTTTAATGGCGATTCGTATTGCATACTTTAAGGTTCATAGACCACTCCTTTTCTACGCAGCGTACTTTACGGTCCGAGCGGATGATTTTGATTTAGATACGATGGTGAGAGGCTCTTTATCCATCCGTAAAAAAATCGAAGAAATTTATGCAAAAGGCTTAGATGCAGCACCTAAGGAGAAAACGCTTGTCATCGTTCTTGAGTTAGCGCTTGAAATGTGTGAGCGAGGTTATTCTTTTCAAAAGGTTGATTTATATCGTTCGAAGGCAACCGAGTTTATTGTGGACGGAGATACGCTCATTCCGCCATTTAATGCAATAAGCGGTGTAGGTACGAACGCTGCGATTGCGATCGAAAAAGCCAGAGAGGACGGCGAGTTCTTGTCTAAGGAAAACTTACGTGAGCGAAGTAAAATCACGAAAACGGTTTTAGAAAAGCTTACGGACCATGGTTGCTTAGAGGGATTACCGGACTCTAATCAGCTGTCCCTGTTCTAA
- a CDS encoding proline--tRNA ligase, which produces MKQSTYLLPTLRDVPSDADVMSHQLMLRAGLIRQSVAGVYSFLPLGWKVLRKVEQIVREEMDAAGAQEMIMPTIQPKELWEQSGRWQTYETGLMMRFKDRHNREFALGPTHEEVITSIVKDDINSYKKLPMTLYQIQTKFRDERRPRFGVLRGREFLMKDAYSFDTDFDGLDVSYQKMYDAYTNVFTRLGLNFRAVVADSGAMGGKDTHEFMVLSSIGEDTIAYSDESDFAANIEIAEVNVNYEKSSEEPKSIQKLATPNVKTIAEVAAFTNRDASTLLKSLLFIADEKPVLLVVRGDHEANDIKLKHTLQADVVELATDEQTKEILGVEPGFIGPVNVPSDVVIYADHAVMAIVNGVAGANETDAHFENVNPGKDFTAEAGDFRNIQEGDPSPDGKGTIKFKEGIEVGHVFKLGTKYSEALGATYLNDQGKAKPIVMGSYGIGVSRAVAAIVEENHDENGIVWPKVVSPFDVHLIPVNIKQDPQRELADSLYKSLKAKGIDVLYDDRQERPGVKFKDADLIGLPVRITVGKRAEEGIVELKWRKSGEMEEIHVDDLVQKLV; this is translated from the coding sequence CTGGAGTATATAGCTTCTTACCACTCGGGTGGAAGGTACTCCGTAAAGTAGAGCAAATCGTGCGTGAAGAAATGGACGCAGCAGGTGCTCAGGAAATGATTATGCCTACAATTCAACCTAAAGAGCTTTGGGAGCAGTCAGGCAGATGGCAAACTTATGAAACAGGTTTAATGATGCGTTTTAAAGATCGCCATAATAGAGAGTTTGCTCTTGGACCGACTCATGAAGAAGTTATTACTTCTATCGTAAAAGATGATATTAACTCCTACAAAAAGCTTCCAATGACGCTGTATCAAATTCAGACGAAGTTTAGAGATGAAAGAAGACCTCGTTTTGGTGTCTTACGCGGACGAGAGTTCTTAATGAAGGATGCGTATTCGTTTGATACGGACTTCGATGGACTAGATGTTAGCTACCAAAAGATGTACGATGCTTATACAAATGTCTTCACTCGACTTGGACTTAATTTCCGAGCTGTAGTAGCAGATTCTGGTGCTATGGGTGGAAAAGACACGCATGAGTTTATGGTTCTCTCTTCCATTGGAGAAGATACGATTGCGTATTCAGATGAGTCGGATTTTGCAGCAAACATTGAAATTGCTGAAGTTAACGTGAATTACGAAAAAAGCAGTGAAGAGCCAAAATCTATTCAAAAGCTAGCAACTCCAAACGTAAAGACGATTGCAGAAGTTGCAGCATTTACAAATAGAGATGCGTCTACTCTATTAAAATCACTTCTATTTATTGCAGATGAAAAGCCAGTCCTTTTAGTTGTACGTGGTGATCATGAAGCAAACGATATAAAGCTTAAGCACACTCTACAAGCTGATGTGGTTGAACTCGCAACAGATGAGCAAACGAAAGAAATTTTAGGCGTTGAACCTGGATTTATTGGTCCGGTAAACGTACCAAGTGACGTTGTGATCTATGCCGACCATGCGGTAATGGCTATCGTGAACGGGGTTGCTGGAGCAAATGAAACGGACGCGCACTTCGAAAATGTGAATCCAGGGAAAGACTTTACTGCCGAAGCAGGCGATTTCCGTAACATTCAAGAGGGCGATCCTTCTCCAGACGGCAAAGGTACGATCAAGTTTAAAGAGGGCATTGAAGTTGGTCATGTCTTTAAGCTTGGTACGAAATATAGTGAAGCATTAGGGGCAACCTATTTAAACGATCAAGGGAAAGCGAAGCCTATTGTGATGGGATCATACGGAATTGGTGTATCTCGTGCAGTCGCAGCGATTGTAGAGGAGAACCATGACGAGAATGGGATCGTATGGCCTAAAGTGGTGTCACCATTTGATGTTCATTTAATTCCTGTTAACATTAAACAAGATCCTCAACGGGAGCTAGCTGATTCCTTATATAAGAGCCTTAAGGCAAAAGGAATTGACGTACTTTACGATGATCGTCAAGAACGTCCTGGTGTGAAATTTAAAGACGCCGACCTTATTGGTCTGCCGGTTCGAATTACGGTTGGGAAGCGAGCAGAAGAAGGAATCGTTGAATTAAAATGGAGAAAGTCTGGTGAGATGGAAGAAATTCACGTAGATGACCTTGTCCAGAAATTAGTTTAG